One stretch of Caloenas nicobarica isolate bCalNic1 chromosome 4, bCalNic1.hap1, whole genome shotgun sequence DNA includes these proteins:
- the LOC135988728 gene encoding uncharacterized protein LOC135988728, producing the protein MVGGSFPSGQPEWRPPLLPPSPPPPAPPPLRRQASAHPAPQDLSAALASSPSPAARPGTGLPLPEGGGKEQAAPARPDHGSTALLRPPQAAPPPRSCATSRSPFAGTTTPSRQSAAHAKKTRALPREVCWDM; encoded by the coding sequence ATGGTCGGGGGCTCCTTCCCCTCAGGGCAGCCGGAGTGGAGGCCGCCCCTACTGCCTCCTTCGccccctcctccagccccgcCACCGCTGCGGCGCCAAGCCTCGGCTCATCCGGCCCCGCAGGACCTCAGCGCTGCGCTCGCCTCTTCCCCATCACCCGCTGCTCGCCCCGGCACCGGCCTCCCCCTCCCCGAGGGCGGAGGCAAGGAGCAGGCAGCACCCGCCCGCCCCGACCATGGCTCCACCGCCCTCCTCCGCCCGCCTCAGGCAGCCCCACCTCCGCGCTCCTGCGCCACCTCCCGCTCCCCGTTCGCCGGGACTACAACTCCCAGCAGGCAGAGCGCGGCGCACGCAAAGAAGACTCGAGCGCTGCCGCGCGAGGTCTGCTGGGATATGTAG